The DNA window CCATACCATCCCACGCGATTCCCGCCGCCATCGCCCTCGTGGCCGCCCTCAATCTCGCCGGTTGTCTCGGCAGCCCGCCCGAATTCTTCCAATCCGGCAACCAGACCCTCGCCTACCGCGTCCACGGCGAGGGCCCACCGCTCGTGCTCGTCCACGGCTTTCAGGGCAACGGCGCGATCCACTGGGAGCTCCCCGGAACCGCCGCGCTCCTTTCCCAGCATTTCCAGGTCATCATCCTGGACTGCCGCGGCCACGGCAACAGCGACAAGCCCCTCGGCGCCGCCCGCTACGGCCTCCACATGGTCGAAGATGTCCGCCGCCTCCTCGACCACCTCCAGATCGAGCGCGCCAGCCTCGCGGGCTACTCCATGGGCGGCTGGATCAGCCTCAAGTTCGCCGCGACCTACCCCGAGCGCGTCCAGGCCCTCGCGGTCGGCGGCAGCGGCTACCGCGACTTCTCCGAAAAGCAACTCGGCCAGGTGCTGAATGATCTCGTCGTCCCCTTCCTGCATCCCGGTTACGACCCGCGCGCCTTCGAAGCATGCAGCGACGCCTTCCCGGAATTCCAACTCACCGAGGAAGAAGTCGCCAACCTCCCCGCGCCCCTCTTCGCCATCGCCGGCAGCGAAGACTTCGCCGTGGAACAAGTCGAGCGCCTCGCCGAAGCCCGGCCCGACGCCCAGACCACCATCATCCCCAACAACGATCACAATTCCACCCTCTTCGCGCCGGAATTCCGCGAATCACTGGCGGATTTTTTCGAGGCGTCGATCACTTTGAAGTCGCCTTCAAATGCGCCATAACCCCATGACCCCCAGATTCATCGCCGCGCTGCGCGAGATTGCCCGCCCCGAAGGCGATTAAACCAAACACAGAACCCACGTCATTCATGCAGATTTCACGAAAACTCTGTCCCATTATAATTCTCGCCTGCCTGGCGCAAGCCACTGGCGCCACCGACTTAACCGAACACGATGGAAGCGTCCGTTCAATCACCTTCCGAAGCGCCGCCCTGCACACCAACAAGACCTTCTGCGCCGTCCTCCCCGAGGGCTTCGCCGCATCCGCCGGCCCCTGGCCAGTCCTCTTCCTCTTCCACGGCCGCGGCCGCACCGAACGCTCCCTCATCGACGACCCCGGCGCACGCAAAGCCCTCCTCGCCGCGCCCTTCGTCACTGTCCTCCCTGACGGTAACGACGGCTGGTACATCAATTCTCCCGCGCAACCCGAAGCGCGCTATCAGGACTACATCGACGAGCTCATCACCGTGGCGACGGACCGCCTCAACCTCTCCACCGACCCGCGCCGCCGCGCGCTCAGCGGGTGGAGCATGGGCGGCTACGGCTGCACCCGCTACGCCATCGACCGCCCCGGCCAGTTCGCGGTCGTCGCCCCCATCATCGGCCTGCTCGACTTCCCGCGCACCGGCCTCCCCGAGGGCCAGTCCTACGAGGTTCCGGAAGAGCGCTTCACCGCCGACCCCGAAACCTGGGCTGCGCTCAACCCCATCCACCAGGCCGAAACGCTCCGCGGCAGCGCCCTCTGCATCATTACCGGCACGACCGCCTTCGACCGCACCATGAACCTGAACTTCGCCCGCCGCCTCGCCGAACTCGAAATCCCGCACACCCTCCACATCCTCGAAGGCGGCCACACCTTCGACCTCGTCCGCGCAAGTCTCCCCATCGTCGTGGATTTCATCACACGGACCTTCGCTGATTGACCAGCCCCGGCGCCGCGCACCGCAACCCGACGCCTGCCGTCCCTGCCGTCCCTGCCGTCCCTGCCGTCCCTGCCGTCCCTGCCGTCCCTGAAGTCCCTGCCGTCCCTGCCGTCCCTGAAGTCCCTGTAGTCCCTGCCGTCCCTGAAGTCCCTGTAGTCCCTGTAGTCCCTGTAGTCCCTGTAGTGCCTGCCGCCCAACACCCCACCCCCGGGTTGACCCTCCACCGCCGGTTTGCCATCATACCCAGCAGGCAGGCAAACACATGCGCTTCGCCCCGAGAGGACCCGCTATTACAATGACCAGCTTTCTCCATTCCGCGCTCCGAAGTGCCGCCGTGCTCCTGGCGGCGATTACAGCCCTGGCGCCCGCCGCCGACTTCGAACAGCAGATCCTGCCCATCCTCCAGAACAACTGCTTCGAATGCCACGGCCCCGACGCCCAGAAATCCGGCCTGCGGCTTGATTCCCTGGCGCAGATATTCCTCAAGTCCGCCCTCGTTCCCGGCGATGCCGAGAGCAGCCGCATCATCCACGCGGTTCGCTACACCGACAAGGACCTGAAGATGCCGCCCGACGGCAAACTCGCGGACGCGGACATTGCCGCGCTGGAAGCCTGGGTCCAGGTCGGCGCGCCCTGGCCGGGGACAACCGAAGCCGAAGCGCGCGCCGAGGCAAAGGCCATCCGCGAGGCGGCCATCGCGAACGAGCCGGCCTACTGGGCTTTCCGCGCGCCCGTCAAACCCGCCGCGCCGGCCGTCGCCGATCCCATCTGGGCGGAAAACCCCATCGACGCCTTTATCCACCGAAAACTCGCGGAGCAAAACCTCGCCCCGTCGCGGGAGGCCGATCGCCGCACCCTCATCCGCCGCCTGTACCTTGACGTCCTCGGCCTGCCGCCCGCACCGGAGGAGGTGGACGCCTTCCTCGCCGACCCGGACCCCAACGCCTACAAAAAGCTCGTGGACCAGGTCCTCGCGTCGCCGCACTATGGCGAACGCTGGGCGCGCCACTGGCTCGATGTCGTCGGCTTCGCCGAGACCCACGGCTTTGAGATGAACCAGCCCCGCGACAACGCCTGGCGCTACCGCGACTACGTCATCCGCGCCTTCAACGAGGACCTCCCCTACACGCAATTCATCAAGGAGCAGATCGCGGGCGACGCCCTCGGCGCCGACGCCGCCACAGGCTACCTCGTCGCCGGGCCCTGGGACCAGGTGAAGAGCCCCGATATCGTCCTCACGAAGAACCAGCGCGATGGCGAGCTGCACGACATGGTCAACCGCACGACCGCCGCGTTTCTCGGCCTCACGGTAGGCTGCGCGAAGTGCCACGACCATAAGTTCGACCCGATCTCCCAGCGCGACTACTACCAGGTCCGCGCCTTCTTTGCCGGGGTGCAGCACGGTGATCGCGAGATGCGTCCGCCAGACTACGATGCGCGCCTGGCGGAAGCGGAGCAGGTCGCAAGCGAACGCGCCGAGGTCGCCGCAAAACTCGCCGCGTTCGCCCCCCTGGCCACCCTCAACCTCACCGCCATCGACGACGACGGCCCCCTCTTCCAGCTGGCGGGCCAGCCGCGCACCAGCATCCTCGTCCGCCCCATGGAATACGGCGTCATGGGCCAATCCGACATCGACCCCGGCCACCGCTACGCCATCTGGGCGGCGAATACCAACCAGACCGTCTTCGCCTGGCAGCCGGACGCCGCGGGCGATCATCGGGTCTATCTCTCCTGGAGCGTGGACAAGGACCGCTGCAAGCAGGTGGCCTATGTGCTCGACGCCGACGGTGATCCCGCCACGGACGGCGACCAAACGGTCATCGCCACCATCGACCAGCGCCTCAACGTCGCGCAACAGGACGGCGACACCGCCGAGAACGAGTGGAGCGGCTTTTTCGATGCCGGCCGCCACGCCCTTACCGAGTCGAGCGCCATCCTGCTCCGGAGCGGCGATAACCAGGGCAAGGTCACGGCCGATCTAATCGCCCTGCGCCCGGAAACCGGCGATATCGGCGCCGCGCCGCCCGCGCAACGGCCACAGCTCCGGCCCCCGGTGAATTTCGAGCGCAACGAAGACCGCTTCCCCGCCATCGAGGCCACCGCGCTCCGATTCACCATCCACGCCGCGAACCAGCACGCCCCCTGTATCGATGAACTCGAAGTCTATGCCGGCGCCAAGAACGTCGCGCTCGCCGGCAATGGCGGCGTCCCCTCCGCCTCCAGCGAATACGGCGGCGAGAAGCACCGCACCGCCCACCTGAACGACGGCGAATACGGCAATGATCGGAGCTGGATTCACAAGGAAGGATCCGAAGGCCCCATCTGGGCGCAGATCGATTTCGCCGGACCCCGCCGCATCGACCGCGCCGTCTGGGGCCGAGACCGCAAAGGCCAGTACAAGGATCGCCTCGCCACCCAATACACCATCGAAGCGCGCACGCCCGGCGGGGACTGGGTCGCCGTGGCCTCCGCCCTGGACCGCGCCCCCTTCGGCATTAAGACGCCCAACGTCCCCCAATTCGCCACCGGACTCGACCGCGCCGATCGCGAAGAACTGGCGAATCTCAAAAAACAGGACGCGGAACTCAACGAAAAGCACGCCGAACTCGTCAACTTCCCGAAGATCTATGCCGGCAACTTCGTCGACCCCGAGCCCACCCACTTCCTCTACCGTGGCGATCCCATGGCCGAGCGCGAGCCCGTGAACCCCGGCGGCATCGCCCACGTCGGCGCACCCCTCCAACTCCCGGATGACACGCCCGAGCAAAAGCGCCGCGTCGCCCTGGCCGATTGGCTCGCGCGCGGCGACAACCCCCTCACCGCCCGCGTCATGGTCAACCGCATCTGGCACTACCACTTCGGCCGCGGCATCGTCGAGACCCCGAGCGACTTCGGCGCCATGGGCGCGCGCCCCACCCACCCCGATCTCCTCGACTGGCTCGCCGTCACCTTCATGGAAGACGGCTGGCGCCCCAAGGCCCTCCACCGCCGCATCCTCCTCTCGCAAACCTACCGCCAATCCAGCGCGCCCCGGCCCGAGGCCCTGCGGATCGACGCCGACGCCCGCTACCTCTGGCGTTTCCCCCCGCGACGCCTCGAGGCCGAGCCCATCCGCGATTCCATCCTCGCCGCCAGCGGCGTCCTCGACCTCGAAATGGGCGGCCCCGGCTATAACGTGTTCAAGCCCAACGAAAACTACGTCCGCGTCTACGACCCCAAAGACGAGTTCGGCCCCGAAGAGTGGCGCCGCATGATCTACCAGAACAAACCCCGCATGGAGCAGGACGAAACCTTCGGCATCTTCGACTGTCCCGACGGCGCGCAAAACCAGCCCAAGCGCAACACCTCCACCACCCCGCTGCAGGCCCTCAACCTCCTCAACAGCCCCTTCATGCTACAGCAAGCCGAGCTCTTCGCCCAGCGCCTGGAGAAGGAGGCCCCCGCACCCGAAGCACAAGCCGCAAGAGCCTTCCGATTAGCCTACGCCCGCCAACCCGGCCCCGAGGAACAAGAAGCCGCCGCAGCCTTCATCCAGCAACACGGCTTGGTCCTGTTCTGCCGCGCGATCTACAACACGAACGAGTTCTTGTACCTCGATTGAGGTAGCCAGCCCCCTCGTTCCCACGGTCCCCGTTCCACTCGTTCCCACGGTCCTCCGTGGGAATGCAGACCGTTCCGCTCCCGCGGAACAACCCCACGCACGCAAGCACGTCTATATCAGGGGTGCCACGGACAAGCCCCCAAGGGCTTGCCCGTGCGAGTCAGCACGGGGGCGTGTGTATCGCGCTACCACGCCCCCATGGTAGAGTAAAACAAGACGAACCAACAACGTTCCAGGAGAATCCCGATGCGTTCCGGCCCCATATCAGACCAGCCGAAGAATGCGAGTCCGCTGGTCATCCCCTTCGACCGCAAGGCCATAGTCATCCGGGCAATTCTGGGACCGTTCATCATTGCCTTCTCTCTGGTGGCGGTGCTTTTTGAACTCCTGCTCCTTCTGTTCACCGGGGTGATTTTGGGTGGTATCAACGCGCCCGCGATAACTTTCTCTTTGAAGGCCGCGTTTTCCGGAATTGTCTACACTACCTACTGGCCGAAACTGTTCGACAGAAAACCTGCACTGATACTGACAGACGAGTACCTCGAGGATCACAGCGCCCCCACGTCGTACGGTCGCATCCCGTGGGATAGTATCTATGGCATACAGACCGCTTCCATCGGGTTCTACCAGGGCATCTCCCTCTTCGTAAGCGCGCAGCCACAGGAATCTCAGACGGCAGGACCCATAGCACGCGAACTCCGCAGCTGGTTCGAGTCGTTCTTCGGGAGCTCCGTGCAGGTTGCCACCGACTGCCTTGTCCTGTCGCGCGCGGATTTGACCATCATTTTGCAAGAGCGCTTCGAACAACACCCCAACCAGTCCGACGCCACGAGAGAACATCAGGGCCTGTTCGTCCGTGGACAGGCCTACACCCCGCGCGAGGAATACCTGGTGCCGTACGTGGAGAAGCCAGCCGTGACGCCGAAAGATTGATGAAGTGTCGGTGTATTATCCCTCAAGGCACTCGAACTCGCCGGGGACAAGATTGGGTCCCGTCCGCGGTCTCTGAAATGCTTTTTTTCGCTACCACGGTCCTCCGTGGTCTCGCATTACCGTTCCGCTCCCGCGAAACAATCCCACGCACGCAAGCAAATCTATATCAGGGGTGCCACGGACAAGCCCCCAAGGGCTTGCCCGTGCGGGTCGGCACGGGTGCGTGTGTATCTCGCTACCAGGCCGGCATCGTAGAGTCCACTCGTTCCCACGGTCCCCCGTGGGAATACAGACCGTTCCGCTCCAGCGGAACAACCCCCACCCCGCCATTCACGCGCTGGCCCGAAGCAACCGTTTCTGATACCCTATCCGGAGACCCAGGCAGTGCAGGAGTACGACGCACCATGACCCCGAACGAAATCTATCCCGACGGCCAGCATCTGCTCAACCGGCGCGGCTTTCTTCAGTCCGCGGGCGCGGGCCTCGGCGGCATTGCGCTTTCCGCGCTGCTCGCCGAAGCGGGCATGCTCTCCGCCGCCGCCGCGACGACGCCCCTGCGCCCGGCCATCGACGCGGCCGCGCCGCTGGCGCCGCGCATGCCGCACCACCACCCGCGCGCGAAGAATGTGATCGTGATCTTCTGCTCGGGGGCGTGCTCGCACCTGGACACGTGGGACTACAAGCCGGAGCTCATCAAGCGCCACGGCCAGCCGATGCCCGGCGGCGACGCGCTGGTGACCTTCCAGGGCGAGCAGGGCAACCTCACCAAGAGCCACTGGGAATTCCGCCCGCGCGGGGAATCCGGCAAGATGATCTCCGACATGCTCCCCAACCTCGCGGCGATGGCGGACGACTACTGCTTCATCCACTCGATGACCGCGAAGAGCAACACGCACGGGCCGGCGGAGAACCAGATGAGCACCGGCTTCACGCTGGACGGCTTCCCGAGCATGGGCGCGTGGGTGTCCTACGCCCTCGGCAGCGAGGCGAACGATCTCCCGGCCTACGTGGCCATTCCGGACCCGCGCGGCGTGCCGCAGTCCGGGCCGAACAACTGGGCCTCCGGTTTCCTCCCCGCCGTGTTTCAAGGCGTGCCCTTCAATGCGCAGAAGCCCATCCCCAACCTCGCGCGCCCCGCCGCGATTACCGACGGCGACGAACGCGCCACGCGCGACTTCCTGAAGTTCCTGAACGAGAAGCACCTGGAGCGCTTCCCCGGCGATACCGAGCTGAGCGCGCGCATCTCGTCCTACGAGCTTGCCGCGCGCATGCAGCTTCGCGCCGCGTCCATGAGCGATTTCAGCAACGAAAGCCCCGCCACGCGGCGGCTCTACTGCATCGACGACCCCAACGAACTCAAGGCGGGCTTCGGCAAGAACTGCCTCCTCGCGCGGCGGCTTATCGAGCGCGGCGTCCGCTTCGTGCAGCTCTTCAACGGCGCCTACGCCATGGGCGAGGGCGTGGGCAACTGGGACGGCCACAAGACGCTGAAGGAACAGTACGACGTGCACGCGCCCATCCTCGACGGCCCCGCCGCGGGCCTGA is part of the Candidatus Hydrogenedentota bacterium genome and encodes:
- a CDS encoding alpha/beta fold hydrolase produces the protein MNHSIPSHAIPAAIALVAALNLAGCLGSPPEFFQSGNQTLAYRVHGEGPPLVLVHGFQGNGAIHWELPGTAALLSQHFQVIILDCRGHGNSDKPLGAARYGLHMVEDVRRLLDHLQIERASLAGYSMGGWISLKFAATYPERVQALAVGGSGYRDFSEKQLGQVLNDLVVPFLHPGYDPRAFEACSDAFPEFQLTEEEVANLPAPLFAIAGSEDFAVEQVERLAEARPDAQTTIIPNNDHNSTLFAPEFRESLADFFEASITLKSPSNAP
- a CDS encoding DUF1553 domain-containing protein, whose product is MTSFLHSALRSAAVLLAAITALAPAADFEQQILPILQNNCFECHGPDAQKSGLRLDSLAQIFLKSALVPGDAESSRIIHAVRYTDKDLKMPPDGKLADADIAALEAWVQVGAPWPGTTEAEARAEAKAIREAAIANEPAYWAFRAPVKPAAPAVADPIWAENPIDAFIHRKLAEQNLAPSREADRRTLIRRLYLDVLGLPPAPEEVDAFLADPDPNAYKKLVDQVLASPHYGERWARHWLDVVGFAETHGFEMNQPRDNAWRYRDYVIRAFNEDLPYTQFIKEQIAGDALGADAATGYLVAGPWDQVKSPDIVLTKNQRDGELHDMVNRTTAAFLGLTVGCAKCHDHKFDPISQRDYYQVRAFFAGVQHGDREMRPPDYDARLAEAEQVASERAEVAAKLAAFAPLATLNLTAIDDDGPLFQLAGQPRTSILVRPMEYGVMGQSDIDPGHRYAIWAANTNQTVFAWQPDAAGDHRVYLSWSVDKDRCKQVAYVLDADGDPATDGDQTVIATIDQRLNVAQQDGDTAENEWSGFFDAGRHALTESSAILLRSGDNQGKVTADLIALRPETGDIGAAPPAQRPQLRPPVNFERNEDRFPAIEATALRFTIHAANQHAPCIDELEVYAGAKNVALAGNGGVPSASSEYGGEKHRTAHLNDGEYGNDRSWIHKEGSEGPIWAQIDFAGPRRIDRAVWGRDRKGQYKDRLATQYTIEARTPGGDWVAVASALDRAPFGIKTPNVPQFATGLDRADREELANLKKQDAELNEKHAELVNFPKIYAGNFVDPEPTHFLYRGDPMAEREPVNPGGIAHVGAPLQLPDDTPEQKRRVALADWLARGDNPLTARVMVNRIWHYHFGRGIVETPSDFGAMGARPTHPDLLDWLAVTFMEDGWRPKALHRRILLSQTYRQSSAPRPEALRIDADARYLWRFPPRRLEAEPIRDSILAASGVLDLEMGGPGYNVFKPNENYVRVYDPKDEFGPEEWRRMIYQNKPRMEQDETFGIFDCPDGAQNQPKRNTSTTPLQALNLLNSPFMLQQAELFAQRLEKEAPAPEAQAARAFRLAYARQPGPEEQEAAAAFIQQHGLVLFCRAIYNTNEFLYLD
- a CDS encoding DUF1501 domain-containing protein gives rise to the protein MTPNEIYPDGQHLLNRRGFLQSAGAGLGGIALSALLAEAGMLSAAAATTPLRPAIDAAAPLAPRMPHHHPRAKNVIVIFCSGACSHLDTWDYKPELIKRHGQPMPGGDALVTFQGEQGNLTKSHWEFRPRGESGKMISDMLPNLAAMADDYCFIHSMTAKSNTHGPAENQMSTGFTLDGFPSMGAWVSYALGSEANDLPAYVAIPDPRGVPQSGPNNWASGFLPAVFQGVPFNAQKPIPNLARPAAITDGDERATRDFLKFLNEKHLERFPGDTELSARISSYELAARMQLRAASMSDFSNESPATRRLYCIDDPNELKAGFGKNCLLARRLIERGVRFVQLFNGAYAMGEGVGNWDGHKTLKEQYDVHAPILDGPAAGLIQDLKARGMLDDTLVVWTTEFGRMPTFQKGASGRDHNPSGFTTWMTGAGVKRGFSYGATDEFGYKAVENVSTIYDFHATILHLLGLDHERLSFYHNGIERRLTDVHGHVIREVLA